A stretch of the Sphingosinithalassobacter tenebrarum genome encodes the following:
- the pdeM gene encoding ligase-associated DNA damage response endonuclease PdeM translates to MVPLSFAGQAFEALPEGALYWPARRALLVADLHFEKASWFAARGQMLPPYDTLATLTALADIVARCDARELWCLGDSFHDAAGGERLSQAAQAVLSDLTQRLDWTWITGNHDPAGAARWGGHEATEAEVDGILLRHEAAPGEARPEMSGHFHPKLRLTVRGRRLSRRCFVATQRKLILPAFGSLTGGLDAGHPEILRAVGPDAEALIAVEGRLLRFPVAA, encoded by the coding sequence GGTTCCCCTTTCGTTCGCCGGTCAGGCGTTCGAGGCGCTGCCCGAAGGCGCGCTGTACTGGCCGGCCAGGCGCGCGCTGCTCGTCGCCGATCTGCATTTCGAAAAGGCCAGCTGGTTCGCCGCGCGCGGCCAGATGCTGCCGCCCTATGATACGCTTGCGACGCTGACGGCGCTGGCCGATATCGTCGCGCGGTGCGATGCGCGCGAACTCTGGTGCCTGGGCGACAGTTTCCATGACGCAGCGGGCGGCGAGCGGCTTTCGCAGGCGGCACAGGCGGTGCTGAGTGATCTGACTCAGCGGCTCGACTGGACCTGGATCACCGGCAATCACGATCCGGCGGGCGCGGCGCGCTGGGGCGGACACGAAGCGACGGAGGCCGAAGTCGACGGCATATTGCTGCGCCACGAAGCCGCGCCGGGCGAGGCGCGCCCCGAAATGTCCGGGCATTTCCATCCCAAGCTGAGGCTGACGGTGCGCGGGCGGCGGCTGTCGCGCCGCTGCTTCGTCGCCACGCAGCGAAAGCTGATCCTGCCCGCTTTCGGATCGCTGACAGGCGGCCTCGACGCCGGACACCCGGAGATATTGCGCGCGGTGGGCCCCGATGCCGAGGCATTGATCGCAGTCGAGGGGCGGCTGCTGCGCTTTCCCGTCGCGGCCTGA
- a CDS encoding GIN domain-containing protein, producing the protein MTRSLALLPLLILLAAFAPAQDRSFMVGSFDRIRVSGPYQVTVRTGSPSARATAEDRHALDQVDVHLAGNTLVVQAGQIGWDGHDSVAQAARIEITTPHLRALTVNGGGDVRVAAMDGDRVDASVNGAGSIAIDAVDAREFRGTVIGTGAITAGGKAQTARLSSNGAGSLDAGALSAGDVIIVSQSTGTMRAQARNTAQVMAMGSGTVAVSGSGRCTVSGPGPVTCAGEVTRAR; encoded by the coding sequence ATGACCCGCAGCCTCGCTCTTCTGCCGCTTCTGATTCTGCTCGCGGCGTTCGCCCCGGCGCAGGACCGCAGCTTCATGGTCGGCAGCTTCGACCGGATCCGGGTGAGCGGCCCCTATCAGGTGACGGTGCGGACAGGGTCGCCTTCCGCTCGGGCGACGGCCGAAGACCGCCATGCGCTCGATCAGGTTGATGTGCACCTCGCGGGCAACACGCTGGTGGTGCAGGCCGGGCAGATCGGATGGGACGGCCACGATTCGGTGGCGCAGGCCGCCAGGATCGAAATCACGACCCCGCATCTGCGCGCGCTGACGGTGAACGGCGGCGGCGATGTCCGTGTCGCGGCAATGGACGGCGACCGCGTGGACGCCAGCGTCAACGGCGCCGGCAGCATTGCGATCGACGCAGTCGATGCGCGCGAATTTCGCGGCACGGTGATCGGCACCGGCGCGATCACCGCCGGGGGCAAGGCGCAAACGGCGCGCTTGTCCTCGAACGGCGCCGGATCGCTCGATGCAGGCGCGCTTTCCGCCGGAGACGTCATCATCGTCTCGCAATCGACCGGCACGATGCGCGCGCAGGCACGCAATACCGCGCAAGTGATGGCGATGGGATCAGGCACCGTCGCAGTGTCCGGCAGCGGCAGATGCACAGTCAGCGGCCCCGGGCCGGTGACGTGCGCAGGCGAAGTCACCCGCGCGCGCTGA
- a CDS encoding head GIN domain-containing protein produces MRQLILLAALPLAACGFAGNDGSGRAQSSGERAVRDFAATDFTRVLLRGSDDVTVAIGDGFKVHAEGPAEEIAELRIEVVDGELRIASDHDRSWSWGSREGVRVQVTMPRVEGASISGSGDMDVARAEGDFAGSVSGSGNLVIHAIDAQTVSLAISGSGDIEADGTAQSLDASVDGSGDIDAEGLTVTQASVSVSGSGDISATVNGNASVSIVGSGDVDLGGDANCTISKSGSGDVSCG; encoded by the coding sequence ATGCGTCAGTTGATCCTTCTCGCCGCGTTGCCGCTCGCGGCATGCGGCTTTGCCGGCAATGACGGTTCGGGCCGCGCGCAGAGCAGCGGAGAACGGGCGGTGCGCGATTTCGCGGCGACCGATTTCACGCGCGTTCTGCTGCGCGGATCGGACGATGTGACGGTCGCGATCGGCGACGGCTTCAAGGTGCATGCCGAGGGGCCGGCCGAGGAAATCGCCGAGCTGCGGATCGAAGTCGTCGACGGCGAATTGCGCATCGCCAGCGATCATGACCGCAGCTGGTCCTGGGGCTCGCGCGAGGGCGTGCGTGTCCAGGTGACGATGCCGCGTGTCGAAGGCGCGTCGATTTCGGGCTCGGGCGACATGGATGTCGCGCGCGCCGAAGGCGATTTCGCCGGCAGCGTTTCGGGATCGGGCAATCTGGTCATCCACGCCATCGACGCGCAGACCGTGTCGCTGGCCATTTCCGGCTCGGGCGATATCGAGGCCGACGGGACGGCGCAGTCGCTCGATGCCTCGGTCGACGGATCGGGCGATATCGACGCGGAGGGGCTGACGGTGACGCAGGCGAGCGTTTCGGTGAGCGGTTCGGGCGACATTTCCGCCACGGTGAACGGAAATGCCTCCGTATCGATCGTCGGTTCGGGCGATGTCGATCTGGGCGGCGACGCCAATTGCACGATCAGCAAGAGCGGCTCGGGCGACGTCAGCTGCGGCTGA
- a CDS encoding CarD family transcriptional regulator, whose amino-acid sequence MAAKALSFDVGDYVVYPKHGVGRVIELQKQEIAGMQLELYVLRFEKEKMTLRVPTNKAESVGMRKLSSDKTLKEALDTLKGKPKVKRTMWSRRAQEYEAKINSGDLVSIAEVVRDLFRADDQPEQSYSERQIFEAAASRLARELAAMEEVDEPTALEKLLEILNKAAAIHNKVKEDAAA is encoded by the coding sequence ATGGCTGCCAAGGCGCTGTCCTTCGATGTCGGCGATTATGTCGTTTACCCCAAGCACGGCGTCGGCCGTGTGATTGAACTGCAAAAACAGGAAATTGCGGGCATGCAGCTCGAGCTGTACGTGCTGCGCTTCGAAAAAGAGAAAATGACTCTGAGGGTGCCGACCAACAAGGCCGAAAGCGTGGGCATGCGCAAGCTTTCGAGCGACAAGACGCTCAAGGAAGCGCTCGACACGCTCAAGGGCAAGCCCAAGGTCAAGCGCACCATGTGGTCGCGCCGCGCGCAGGAATATGAAGCGAAGATCAATTCGGGCGACCTGGTGTCGATCGCCGAAGTGGTCCGCGACCTGTTCCGCGCCGACGATCAGCCCGAGCAGAGCTATTCGGAACGTCAGATCTTCGAAGCCGCCGCCAGCCGTCTCGCGCGCGAACTGGCCGCGATGGAGGAAGTCGACGAACCGACCGCGCTGGAAAAGCTGCTTGAGATCCTGAACAAGGCGGCAGCGATCCACAACAAGGTCAAGGAAGACGCCGCCGCCTGA
- the fdxA gene encoding ferredoxin FdxA: MTYVVTDACIRCKYMDCVEVCPVDCFYEGENMLVINPSECIDCGVCEPECPAEAILPDTENGLEKWLEVNRTYSEQWPNVTSNNGQTPDDADEHKGEEGKFDKYFSAEPGEGD, from the coding sequence ATGACCTATGTCGTCACCGATGCGTGTATCCGGTGCAAATATATGGATTGCGTCGAGGTCTGTCCGGTCGACTGCTTCTATGAAGGCGAGAACATGCTCGTCATCAACCCCAGCGAATGCATCGACTGCGGCGTTTGCGAGCCCGAATGCCCCGCCGAGGCGATCCTGCCGGACACCGAGAACGGTCTGGAGAAATGGCTCGAGGTGAACCGGACCTATTCGGAACAATGGCCGAATGTGACGTCGAACAACGGTCAGACACCGGATGACGCCGACGAGCACAAGGGCGAAGAAGGCAAGTTCGACAAGTATTTCTCGGCCGAACCGGGCGAAGGCGACTGA
- a CDS encoding S4 domain-containing protein — translation MADAAGTMRLDRFLWYARLAGSRSMAQGIARKGTLRLDGRRIDRAHAPVRVGSVLAFPWNGRVRIVRIEALPKRRGPPAEAASLYTNLESLVANPVDESEAAA, via the coding sequence ATGGCTGACGCGGCCGGCACGATGCGGCTCGACCGCTTCCTCTGGTACGCACGCCTCGCCGGATCGCGAAGCATGGCACAGGGTATCGCGCGCAAGGGGACGTTACGGCTCGACGGGCGACGAATCGACCGCGCGCACGCGCCGGTGCGGGTCGGCTCGGTGCTCGCATTTCCGTGGAACGGACGAGTGCGGATCGTGCGAATCGAGGCGCTGCCCAAGCGGCGCGGACCGCCCGCCGAAGCAGCCAGTCTTTACACCAACCTCGAATCGCTTGTCGCCAATCCCGTTGACGAGTCGGAAGCAGCCGCATAG
- a CDS encoding DEAD/DEAH box helicase, protein MTQARRSPVTAVLGPTNTGKTHLAVERMCGHASGMIGFPLRLLAREVYDRVVAMKGESQVALITGEEKICPPNARWFLCTAESMPLERETAFVAIDEAQLGASPERGHVFTDRLLRARGREETMILGSEALRPMVEALVPDAEIIGRPRFSTLSYGGARKLSRLPRRSAIVAFSAEEVYAVAEALRRLRGGAAVVMGALSPRTRNAQVEMFQAGEVDYLVATDAIGMGLNMDVAHVAFASLRKFDGKRQRRLTIAEMAQIAGRAGRHQRDGTFGALHEDGPNAFTPEEVLAIESHRMPRIEKLFWREGAPDLSSVDALIASLEAKPTHDVLRAAPEAVDLAVLKRLADQDWVRDRAEGKAAVARLWAACGLPDFRKLGADPHARFVGRVYGHLSEGRGHVPHQWFADEIARLDRTDGDVETLAGRISAARSWAYIAHRADWLEDPNHWAERTRAIEEKLSDALHASLTQRFVDKRTTMLLREIGADADALPVTIAADGEVTIEEHSLGTLDGFRFSVAGDARAADKRMLLAAAEKRLASELRRRGRALADAEDSDLSLGGDSAILWGELPVAHLVSERNAALPAVRLDRALDVLDGALRGDVQARLDRWFAERVANAVPPLARLGEATRDPAAGAPLRALANALLDAGGMLPRRAAAELIEALDPPARKALRKLGFTIGTLDIYAPALLKPAAAQFRRELLGLGDGPVEGASVLPRNAPGAGLAHGFRPLGQQAVRVDLVEKIARAAHDSRKGRAPFTPDPALATSIGLTPDTLSRLMAQLGFRAIRGKEGEPQRWAWKGLTPKPKAPPPPRDNAFAALADLVSGNG, encoded by the coding sequence ATGACACAAGCTCGGCGCAGCCCCGTAACCGCCGTTCTCGGCCCCACCAATACCGGCAAGACTCATCTGGCGGTGGAGCGGATGTGCGGCCATGCCAGCGGCATGATCGGCTTCCCGCTGCGGCTGCTCGCGCGGGAGGTTTACGACCGCGTCGTCGCGATGAAGGGCGAGAGCCAGGTCGCGCTGATCACCGGCGAGGAGAAGATCTGTCCGCCCAATGCGCGCTGGTTCTTGTGCACTGCCGAATCGATGCCGCTCGAACGCGAAACCGCATTCGTCGCGATCGACGAGGCGCAGCTCGGCGCCAGTCCCGAGCGCGGCCATGTCTTCACCGACAGATTGCTGCGCGCACGCGGGCGCGAGGAAACGATGATTCTCGGCTCCGAAGCACTGCGGCCGATGGTCGAAGCGCTGGTGCCCGACGCCGAAATCATCGGTCGCCCGCGCTTTTCCACGCTCAGCTACGGCGGCGCACGCAAATTGTCGCGGCTGCCGCGCCGTTCGGCGATCGTCGCGTTCAGCGCCGAGGAAGTGTACGCCGTCGCCGAGGCACTGCGGCGGCTGCGCGGCGGCGCGGCGGTGGTGATGGGCGCGCTTTCCCCGCGCACCCGCAATGCGCAGGTGGAAATGTTCCAGGCGGGCGAAGTCGATTATCTCGTCGCCACCGATGCCATTGGCATGGGGCTTAACATGGATGTCGCGCATGTCGCCTTCGCTTCGCTGCGCAAGTTCGACGGCAAGCGGCAGCGGCGGCTGACGATAGCCGAAATGGCGCAGATCGCCGGGCGCGCCGGGCGGCATCAGCGCGACGGCACGTTCGGCGCGCTGCACGAGGATGGCCCCAACGCCTTCACGCCCGAGGAGGTGCTGGCGATCGAATCGCACCGCATGCCGCGCATCGAAAAGCTGTTCTGGCGCGAAGGCGCGCCCGATCTGTCGAGTGTCGATGCGCTGATCGCGAGCCTGGAAGCGAAGCCGACGCATGATGTGCTGCGCGCCGCGCCCGAAGCAGTCGACCTTGCCGTGCTAAAGCGGCTCGCCGATCAGGACTGGGTGCGCGACCGGGCAGAGGGCAAGGCGGCGGTCGCGCGGCTCTGGGCCGCGTGCGGCCTGCCCGATTTCCGCAAGCTCGGCGCCGATCCGCATGCCCGTTTCGTCGGGCGCGTCTACGGCCATTTGTCCGAGGGGCGCGGGCATGTTCCGCACCAGTGGTTCGCCGACGAAATCGCGCGGCTCGATCGCACCGATGGCGACGTCGAAACGCTCGCGGGGCGGATATCGGCGGCACGCAGCTGGGCCTATATCGCGCACCGCGCCGACTGGCTCGAAGATCCGAATCACTGGGCCGAGCGCACCCGCGCGATCGAGGAAAAGCTGTCCGATGCGCTCCACGCCAGCCTGACCCAGCGGTTCGTGGACAAGCGCACGACGATGCTGTTGCGCGAAATCGGCGCCGATGCCGATGCGCTGCCCGTCACCATCGCCGCCGACGGCGAGGTGACGATCGAGGAGCACAGCCTCGGCACGCTCGACGGCTTTCGCTTCTCGGTCGCGGGCGATGCGCGCGCGGCGGACAAGCGCATGCTGCTCGCGGCGGCGGAAAAGCGGCTTGCATCCGAACTGCGCCGCCGGGGCAGGGCGCTTGCCGATGCCGAGGACAGCGACCTTTCGCTCGGGGGAGATTCCGCGATCCTGTGGGGCGAGCTGCCGGTCGCGCATCTCGTCAGCGAGCGCAACGCCGCGCTGCCCGCGGTGCGGCTCGATCGTGCGCTCGACGTTCTCGACGGGGCGCTGCGCGGTGATGTGCAGGCGCGGCTCGATCGCTGGTTCGCCGAGCGCGTGGCGAACGCAGTGCCGCCGCTCGCCAGGCTCGGCGAAGCGACGCGCGACCCCGCTGCCGGGGCGCCGCTGCGCGCGCTTGCCAATGCGCTGCTCGACGCGGGCGGAATGCTGCCGCGCCGCGCCGCCGCCGAACTGATCGAGGCGCTCGATCCGCCCGCGCGCAAGGCGCTGCGCAAGCTGGGTTTCACCATCGGCACGCTCGATATCTACGCGCCCGCTTTGCTCAAGCCCGCCGCCGCGCAGTTCCGGCGCGAGCTGCTCGGCCTCGGCGACGGTCCGGTCGAGGGCGCGAGTGTGCTGCCGCGCAACGCGCCCGGCGCCGGTCTGGCGCATGGCTTCCGTCCGCTGGGGCAGCAGGCGGTGCGCGTCGATCTGGTCGAGAAGATCGCGCGCGCGGCGCATGATTCGCGAAAGGGCCGCGCGCCTTTCACGCCCGATCCGGCGCTCGCCACGTCGATCGGCCTCACCCCCGACACGCTGTCGCGGCTGATGGCGCAGCTCGGCTTTCGTGCGATCCGCGGCAAGGAAGGCGAGCCGCAGCGCTGGGCTTGGAAGGGGCTGACCCCCAAGCCCAAGGCGCCGCCGCCGCCGCGCGACAATGCCTTTGCCGCGCTCGCCGATCTGGTTTCGGGCAATGGCTGA
- a CDS encoding M23 family metallopeptidase gives MFLRNDHGYDLGGGANALSNPRTAEPVAPAKSKAGLSHKLRARFPDFELVPDLGSRIGSLQWYRGVATCVGLCAVTLLMAPGLEDPIYGYVPPALQGEEWEAARVQAISPLADGAKTGYDMAATGLVAPLADTPERPIIDLTTKISSGGTLLGALQRSGVGATDAANAVSLIGDAISLRDLQAGTPFDVRLGRRSDKSQPRPLERLGFRARFDLSVEVSRGADGTLALRQIPIAVDSTPLRIRGKVGSSLYRSARAAGAPAKAVEAFIRAIATRMSMSQIGADADFEMIVARDRAETGEVRFGNVLFGGIQQGSTKVQLASWDYQGRTEWFDMDGKGEKRGSMVRPVHGRLTSSFGMRWHPVLGRRRMHKGWDIAAPSGTPIRAIADGRVTFSGRNGGYGNFVRLRHSSGLQSAYGHMLRTAVRSGARVRRGDVIGYVGSTGVSTGPHVHFEVLRGGVAVNPGSVSFMSQSILGGGDLSSFRANVSKLLKTPVQPATEGEAAAAAE, from the coding sequence TTGTTCCTGCGGAACGATCACGGATACGATCTTGGCGGCGGCGCAAACGCGCTGAGCAATCCGCGCACCGCCGAACCTGTTGCGCCTGCGAAATCGAAGGCGGGGCTGTCGCACAAGCTGCGCGCCCGCTTCCCCGATTTCGAGCTGGTGCCGGACCTCGGATCACGTATCGGCAGCCTGCAATGGTATCGCGGCGTTGCGACCTGTGTCGGGCTGTGCGCCGTCACGCTGCTGATGGCGCCGGGGCTGGAAGATCCGATCTACGGCTATGTCCCGCCCGCGCTTCAGGGCGAGGAATGGGAAGCCGCGCGGGTGCAGGCGATTTCGCCGCTCGCCGACGGGGCGAAGACGGGGTACGACATGGCGGCGACCGGACTGGTCGCGCCGCTGGCCGATACGCCCGAACGCCCGATCATCGACCTTACCACCAAGATTTCCTCGGGCGGCACGCTGCTCGGCGCGCTGCAGCGCTCGGGCGTCGGCGCCACCGACGCGGCGAACGCGGTCTCGCTGATCGGCGACGCGATTTCGCTGCGCGACCTGCAGGCGGGAACGCCGTTCGACGTGCGGCTGGGCCGCCGGTCGGACAAGTCGCAGCCACGCCCGCTCGAACGGCTCGGTTTCCGCGCCCGGTTCGACCTGAGCGTCGAGGTCAGCCGTGGTGCCGACGGCACGCTGGCGCTGCGCCAGATCCCGATCGCAGTCGATTCGACGCCGCTGCGCATCCGCGGCAAGGTCGGCAGCAGCCTGTATCGTTCGGCCCGCGCCGCCGGTGCTCCGGCCAAGGCAGTCGAGGCCTTCATCCGCGCCATCGCCACGCGCATGTCGATGTCGCAGATCGGCGCCGATGCCGACTTTGAAATGATCGTTGCACGCGATCGCGCCGAAACCGGCGAAGTTCGTTTCGGCAACGTGCTCTTCGGCGGCATTCAGCAGGGATCGACCAAGGTTCAGCTCGCCTCCTGGGACTATCAGGGCCGGACCGAGTGGTTCGACATGGACGGCAAGGGCGAAAAGCGCGGGTCGATGGTTCGCCCGGTGCATGGCCGGCTGACCTCCAGCTTCGGCATGCGCTGGCATCCGGTGCTCGGCCGTCGCCGCATGCACAAGGGCTGGGACATCGCCGCGCCCAGCGGCACGCCGATCCGCGCGATTGCCGATGGTCGCGTGACCTTCTCCGGCCGCAACGGCGGCTATGGCAATTTCGTCCGGCTGCGCCATTCGAGCGGACTGCAGAGCGCCTATGGCCATATGCTCCGCACCGCCGTGCGCAGCGGCGCGCGGGTTCGTCGCGGCGACGTTATCGGCTATGTCGGATCGACCGGCGTTTCGACCGGCCCGCACGTCCATTTCGAAGTGCTGCGCGGCGGCGTTGCGGTGAACCCGGGTTCGGTGTCGTTCATGTCACAGAGCATTCTGGGCGGCGGCGACCTTTCGTCCTTCCGCGCCAATGTTTCGAAGCTGCTGAAAACGCCGGTCCAGCCGGCGACGGAAGGGGAAGCCGCAGCGGCAGCCGAATAA
- a CDS encoding ATP-binding protein, producing the protein MDGHFPARAFSDASPYSTAPVAAAHAPVAVGAVLEVAGASSKVVLDAEAIETLADDSDPAIAQAGQVGAQLKMRVGTTWLIANVRAMRLAEHDSRRIVADIDFLGEGDEEKLTGKLYRFRRGVTRYPVPGTEVFPVSTFDLKQIYAADERAHIEIGHVYPTKNIRAALYVDSMLGKHFALLGSTGTGKSTAAALILHRICQLAPQGHIVMIDPHGEYGAAFKDHGAVFDVSNLAMPYWLMNFEEHCEVFLTSSGSERQVDADILAKCLLAAKAKNRLAADIPKLTVDAPIPYLLSDLSNLIQLEMGKMDKATDSAPYLRVKAKIDEIKTDPRYAFMFSGMLVSDSMASFMARIFRLPGGGQPISIIDVSGVPSEITSVVVAVLSRMVFDYAIWSRGEAQRPILLVCEEAHRYVPNERNADGSSVGRILSRIAKEGRKYGVSLGLVTQRPSDLAEGVLSQCGTILTMRLNNDRDQAFVRAAMPEGARGFLDSIPALRNRECIAVGEGVATPIRLLFDSLEADKRPASGDPVFSELWRETGGEEQSLARTISRWRSQAR; encoded by the coding sequence ATGGACGGCCATTTTCCGGCGCGCGCATTTTCCGATGCGTCGCCTTATTCCACGGCACCGGTAGCTGCGGCGCATGCACCGGTCGCCGTCGGCGCGGTACTCGAAGTCGCCGGCGCATCGAGCAAGGTCGTGCTCGATGCCGAAGCGATCGAAACGCTTGCCGACGATTCGGATCCGGCGATAGCGCAGGCCGGACAGGTCGGCGCGCAGCTCAAGATGCGCGTCGGCACGACCTGGCTGATCGCCAATGTCCGCGCGATGCGGCTCGCCGAGCATGATTCGCGCCGTATCGTCGCCGATATCGATTTTCTCGGCGAGGGCGACGAGGAAAAGCTGACCGGCAAACTCTATCGCTTTCGCCGCGGCGTCACGCGCTATCCGGTGCCTGGGACCGAAGTGTTCCCGGTTTCGACTTTCGACCTCAAGCAGATTTATGCCGCCGACGAACGCGCGCATATCGAGATCGGACACGTCTATCCGACGAAGAATATTCGCGCAGCGCTCTATGTCGATTCGATGCTGGGCAAGCATTTCGCGCTGCTGGGATCGACCGGCACGGGTAAATCGACCGCTGCCGCGCTGATCCTCCATCGCATCTGCCAGCTCGCGCCGCAGGGCCATATCGTGATGATCGATCCGCATGGCGAATATGGCGCCGCGTTCAAGGATCACGGCGCGGTGTTCGACGTGTCCAATCTGGCGATGCCTTATTGGCTGATGAATTTCGAGGAACATTGCGAAGTGTTCCTTACCTCTTCGGGGTCGGAACGGCAGGTCGATGCCGATATCCTCGCCAAATGCCTGCTCGCGGCCAAGGCCAAGAACCGGCTGGCGGCGGATATACCGAAGCTCACCGTCGATGCACCGATCCCCTATCTCCTGTCCGACCTGTCGAACCTGATCCAGCTCGAAATGGGCAAGATGGACAAGGCGACCGACAGCGCCCCCTATCTGCGCGTCAAGGCAAAGATCGACGAGATCAAGACCGATCCGCGCTATGCCTTCATGTTCTCCGGCATGCTGGTGTCGGACAGCATGGCGAGCTTCATGGCGCGCATTTTCCGCCTGCCGGGCGGCGGGCAGCCGATTTCGATCATCGACGTGTCGGGCGTGCCCTCCGAAATCACCTCGGTCGTCGTCGCGGTATTGAGCCGGATGGTGTTTGATTACGCCATCTGGTCGCGCGGCGAGGCGCAGCGGCCGATCCTGCTCGTCTGCGAAGAGGCGCATCGCTATGTTCCCAATGAACGCAATGCCGACGGTTCGTCGGTCGGTCGCATCCTCAGCCGGATCGCGAAGGAAGGCCGAAAATACGGCGTTTCGCTGGGGCTGGTGACGCAGCGGCCGTCCGACCTTGCCGAAGGCGTGCTTTCGCAATGCGGCACGATCCTGACGATGCGACTCAACAACGATCGCGACCAGGCCTTCGTCCGCGCGGCGATGCCGGAGGGCGCGCGCGGTTTCCTCGATTCGATCCCCGCGCTGCGCAACCGCGAATGCATCGCGGTCGGCGAGGGCGTGGCGACGCCGATCCGCCTCCTGTTCGATTCGCTGGAAGCCGACAAGCGGCCGGCATCGGGCGACCCGGTCTTCTCCGAACTGTGGCGCGAGACCGGCGGCGAGGAGCAGAGCCTGGCGCGCACCATCAGCCGCTGGCGATCGCAGGCGCGCTGA
- a CDS encoding TIGR02186 family protein: MNWWRLLVAPLALLLLGAKPVLVPDVSQREIEIYYSFTGAELLLFGAIVYPDGERAADSDEPAEIVVVVKGPVQSIQLREKEQIAGIWVNANRMRYRSAPSFYAVASSRPITELVDDRTRAIYELGLDSLQLSPASGAVPAVQDRFDAGLVDLRRRSGLYYEAPGAVEITDGVLYRARISIPARVPVGRFTAETFLIRDGRVLAAAVRPIEIRKSGFERFVANAAERHSVLYGLTAVALSVLFGWSAGAIWRRR; encoded by the coding sequence ATGAACTGGTGGCGCCTTCTGGTCGCGCCGCTGGCGCTGCTGCTGCTCGGCGCCAAGCCGGTGCTGGTCCCCGATGTGTCGCAGCGCGAGATCGAAATCTATTACAGCTTCACCGGCGCCGAACTGCTGCTGTTCGGCGCGATCGTCTATCCCGATGGCGAGCGCGCGGCGGACAGCGACGAACCGGCTGAGATCGTCGTGGTGGTGAAGGGGCCGGTCCAGTCGATCCAGCTGCGCGAGAAGGAGCAGATCGCCGGAATCTGGGTGAATGCGAACCGGATGCGCTATCGTTCGGCGCCTTCCTTCTATGCCGTCGCGTCCTCGCGACCGATCACCGAGCTGGTCGATGATCGCACGCGCGCCATCTACGAACTGGGGCTCGACAGCCTGCAATTGTCGCCCGCGTCCGGCGCGGTTCCGGCGGTGCAGGACCGGTTCGACGCCGGGCTCGTCGACCTGCGCCGGCGCAGCGGCCTTTATTACGAAGCGCCCGGCGCGGTGGAGATCACCGACGGCGTCCTCTATCGCGCGCGCATCTCGATTCCCGCGCGGGTGCCGGTCGGGCGGTTCACTGCCGAAACCTTCCTGATTCGCGACGGCCGCGTCCTCGCCGCGGCGGTGCGGCCGATCGAAATCCGCAAATCGGGCTTCGAACGATTCGTCGCCAATGCGGCCGAACGGCATTCGGTGCTCTACGGCCTTACCGCGGTGGCGTTGTCGGTTCTGTTCGGATGGAGCGCAGGCGCGATCTGGCGTCGCCGCTGA
- a CDS encoding sulfite exporter TauE/SafE family protein, whose protein sequence is MDIYLPIANLSVNALVIVFFGFGVGMLSGMFGVGGGFLITPLLIVYGIPPTVAAASASSQVTGASVSGVFAHLRRKGVDLKMGMVLVSGGVLGSLVGGWLFALLQASGQIDTTIGILYVLLLGSIGGLMLTESLRSIRAHRAGIHPRARRRRHHPLVAWLPLRWRFYGSGLYISPLAPLLLGFFTGILTVLLGVGGGFILIPAMLYLLGMGPTVVVGTSLFQTLFTTAAATMMHATTTQAVDIVLAVLLLLGSVTGAQIGARIAMKAPPEYLRLALAIIVLLVAVRIFLGLAWHPDEIYSVELA, encoded by the coding sequence ATGGATATTTACCTGCCCATCGCCAATCTGTCGGTGAACGCGCTCGTGATCGTGTTCTTCGGCTTTGGCGTGGGTATGCTTTCGGGCATGTTCGGCGTCGGCGGCGGATTCCTGATCACGCCGCTGCTGATCGTCTACGGCATTCCGCCCACAGTCGCGGCTGCATCGGCGTCGAGCCAGGTTACCGGGGCCAGCGTTTCGGGCGTTTTCGCGCATTTGCGGCGCAAGGGCGTCGACCTGAAAATGGGCATGGTGCTGGTTTCGGGGGGCGTGCTGGGCAGTCTCGTCGGCGGCTGGCTGTTCGCGCTGCTCCAGGCGAGCGGGCAGATCGATACGACGATCGGGATTCTCTATGTCCTGCTGCTCGGCTCGATCGGCGGGCTGATGCTTACCGAATCGCTGCGCAGCATCCGCGCGCATCGTGCCGGCATCCATCCGCGCGCGCGACGGCGGCGCCACCATCCGCTGGTTGCCTGGCTGCCGCTGCGCTGGCGCTTCTACGGATCGGGGCTGTATATTTCGCCGCTTGCGCCGCTGCTGCTCGGCTTCTTCACCGGCATCCTGACGGTGCTGCTCGGCGTCGGCGGCGGGTTCATCCTGATCCCGGCGATGCTCTACTTGCTCGGCATGGGGCCGACGGTAGTGGTCGGCACGTCGCTGTTCCAGACGTTGTTCACCACCGCCGCGGCGACGATGATGCACGCGACCACGACTCAGGCGGTCGATATCGTCCTGGCCGTGCTGCTGCTGCTCGGATCGGTGACGGGCGCGCAGATCGGCGCGCGAATCGCGATGAAGGCGCCGCCCGAATATCTCCGCCTCGCGCTTGCGATCATTGTGCTGCTGGTGGCGGTGCGCATTTTCCTGGGCCTCGCCTGGCACCCGGACGAAATCTATTCGGTGGAGCTGGCATGA